One region of Corvus moneduloides isolate bCorMon1 chromosome 1, bCorMon1.pri, whole genome shotgun sequence genomic DNA includes:
- the LOC116451709 gene encoding transmembrane protein 68-like, producing MTGGNESCTAGPTSMSYLTCLTYILEEWTGVEHIGDYLSYAFYILWLLFPLVVVVVLPGVIVILFYVSILLLHIYKRKNELKEAYSHDVWAGAREMLATLWDGHGRIWHGYELHGVENIPPGPGLVVFYHGATPVDYIYFSARLHITTKRRCTVVADNFVFRLPGFKILLDVLGIIHGPKEACVRTLKNGCLLAIAPGGVREALFSDEMYTILWSNRKGFAQVAIDAKVPIIPMFTQNVREGFRTLGGIKILRSLYERVRLPVVPLYGGFPVKLRTFIGEPIPYEPNTTAEELAEKTKAAVQVLIEKHQKIPGNIFRALMERFQTQKKED from the exons TTGCCTGACTTACATTCTGGAAGAATGGACTGGTGTGGAGCATATTGGAGATTATCTGAGTTATGCATTCTACATTTTGTGGTTGCTTTTTCCACTTGTAGTAGTCGTTGTACTTCCAGGAGTTATCGTCATTCTCTTCTATGTTTCCATCCTTTTACTTCATATTTATAAAAGGAAGAATGAATTAAAGGAAGCTTATTCCCATGATGTTTGGGCAGGTGCAAGAGAAATGTTGGCTACCCTATGGGATGGACATGGAAGAATATGGCATG GTTATGAGCTTCATGGTGTCGAAAATATTCCTCCAGGACCGGGACTTGTTGTGTTTTATCATGGAGCTACTCCTGTTGACTATATCTATTTCTCAGCTAGACTTCATATAACGACGAAGAGGAGGTGTACCGTAGTAGCTGATAATTTTGTCTTTAGATTACCAG GTTTTAAAATACTACTTGATGTACTAGGAATTATACATGGACCAAAAGAAGCTTGTGTCAGGACTCTGAAGAATGGCTGTCTGTTAGCCATTGCCCCAGGTGGAGTTCGGGAAGCACTCTTTAGTGATGAAATGTATACTATTTTGTGGAGTAATCGGAAGGGCTTTGCTCAGGTGGCCATTGATGCAAAAGTG cCCATCATTCCTATGTTTACACAAAATGTTCGAGAAGGCTTTAGGACATTAGGAGGAATAA AAATACTTAGGTCACTATATGAGCGTGTTAGATTGCCAGTAGTTCCCCTGTATGGGGGGTTTCCAGTCAAGCTACGTACATTTATTGGAGAACCCATTCCATATGAACCAAATACAACTGCTGAGGAGCTAGCTGAGAAG ACAAAAGCAGCAGTCCAAGTTCTCAtagaaaaacatcaaaaaataCCAGGAAATATATTTAGGGCTTTAATGGAACGatttcaaacacaaaagaaagaagattaa